A stretch of the Streptosporangium sp. NBC_01755 genome encodes the following:
- the panD gene encoding aspartate 1-decarboxylase yields MLRTMFKSKIHRATVTHADLHYVGSVTIDEELMEAADLMDGEQVAIVDITNGARLETYVITGERGSGVIGINGAAAHLVAPGDMVILISYGQYSGAELRGYRPRVVHVDGANRIVHIDHDPARPVPGAEDQFAPAGAARRPR; encoded by the coding sequence ATGCTGCGCACGATGTTCAAATCCAAGATCCACCGAGCGACGGTCACCCACGCCGACCTGCACTACGTCGGCTCGGTGACGATCGACGAGGAGCTGATGGAGGCCGCCGACCTGATGGACGGCGAGCAGGTTGCGATCGTCGACATCACCAACGGCGCCCGCCTGGAGACGTACGTCATCACCGGGGAGCGCGGCAGCGGGGTGATCGGCATCAACGGAGCCGCCGCACACCTGGTCGCCCCGGGGGACATGGTGATCCTGATCTCCTACGGCCAGTACTCGGGCGCGGAGTTGCGAGGCTACCGGCCCCGGGTCGTCCACGTGGACGGGGCCAACCGGATCGTCCACATCGACCACGACCCCGCCCGCCCGGTGCCGGGGGCCGAAGACCAGTTCGCACC